In Acidovorax sp. GBBC 1281, a single window of DNA contains:
- a CDS encoding TRAP transporter large permease, giving the protein MIVTAIFLLVLIGGMVIGMPIAHALVLTGVALMWHLDFFDSQLLAQNLQAGFDNFPLLAVPFFILAGELMNAGGLSRRIIDLARAFVGHIRGGLGFVAIGAAVLLASMSGSAIADTAALATILLPMMRQQNYPPSYSAGLLASGGIIAPIIPPSMPFVIYGVTTNTSISKLFLAGVFPGLMMGIFLILAWWWIARKHQLPSMERVEWGARMKALVNSFWAMMMPVIILGGLKGGIFTPTEAAVVAAVYALFVSMFVYRELTWAQLYEVFLAAGKTTAVVMFLCGAATVTAYMITLADLPAMLADSFSGVMGNPIVFMALMMLFLLVVGTAMDLTPTILIFGPVCLPLAVKAGIDPVYFGFMFIYVGSLGLITPPVGTVQNVVAGVGGLRMETVIKGTTPFLLMYVVLLVLVVLFPVLITGPLRWLH; this is encoded by the coding sequence ATGATCGTGACCGCGATTTTTCTGCTGGTGCTCATCGGCGGCATGGTGATCGGTATGCCGATCGCCCACGCGCTGGTGCTGACGGGCGTGGCCCTGATGTGGCACCTGGACTTCTTCGACTCGCAGCTGCTCGCGCAGAACCTGCAGGCCGGCTTCGACAACTTTCCGCTGCTGGCGGTGCCCTTCTTCATCCTGGCGGGCGAGCTGATGAATGCGGGCGGGCTGTCGCGCCGCATCATCGACCTGGCGCGCGCCTTCGTGGGGCACATCCGCGGGGGCCTGGGTTTCGTGGCCATCGGCGCCGCGGTGCTGCTGGCCTCCATGAGCGGCTCGGCCATCGCCGACACCGCGGCCCTGGCCACCATCCTGCTGCCCATGATGCGCCAGCAGAACTACCCGCCCAGCTACAGCGCGGGCCTGCTGGCATCGGGCGGCATCATCGCGCCGATCATTCCGCCGTCGATGCCGTTCGTGATCTACGGGGTGACGACCAACACCTCCATCAGCAAGCTGTTCCTGGCCGGCGTGTTTCCCGGCCTTATGATGGGTATCTTCCTGATCCTGGCCTGGTGGTGGATCGCCCGCAAGCACCAGCTGCCGTCCATGGAGCGCGTGGAATGGGGTGCGCGCATGAAGGCGCTGGTCAACAGCTTCTGGGCCATGATGATGCCGGTCATCATCCTGGGCGGGCTCAAGGGCGGCATCTTCACGCCGACCGAAGCCGCCGTGGTGGCCGCGGTCTACGCCCTGTTCGTGTCGATGTTCGTGTACCGCGAACTCACCTGGGCCCAGTTGTACGAGGTGTTCCTGGCCGCGGGCAAGACCACCGCCGTGGTGATGTTCCTGTGCGGCGCGGCCACCGTCACGGCTTACATGATCACCCTGGCCGACCTGCCCGCCATGCTGGCGGACAGCTTCTCCGGCGTGATGGGCAATCCCATCGTGTTCATGGCGCTGATGATGCTGTTCCTGCTCGTCGTGGGCACGGCCATGGACCTGACGCCCACCATCCTGATCTTCGGGCCGGTGTGCCTGCCGCTGGCGGTGAAGGCCGGCATCGATCCGGTGTACTTCGGCTTCATGTTCATCTATGTGGGATCGCTCGGCCTCATCACGCCGCCCGTCGGCACGGTGCAGAACGTGGTGGCGGGGGTGGGCGGTCTGCGCATGGAGACAGTCATCAAGGGCACCACGCCGTTCCTGCTGATGTACGTGGTGCTGCTGGTGCTGGTCGTGCTGTTCCCGGTGCTCATCACCGGCCCGCTGCGCTGGCTGCATTGA
- a CDS encoding TRAP transporter small permease: MSIPQPPTRDLAAPSAPSSSPHAPPRRKPALQRLAELFMVLALAGMVVAVFVNVVLRYVFHTSIVSYEEVSRLLFVWLVAVGSIVAAFEGKHLGFDMLTSRVKGGARKGLFWVSQLLVAVCMVLLLKGSWEQVAAGMSSYSTVLGYPLALAAAATLVLAAGLLVALVFDLLRGEPPTPAGPAGDIE, encoded by the coding sequence ATGAGCATTCCGCAGCCGCCGACGAGGGATCTGGCCGCCCCGTCCGCACCATCTTCTTCCCCGCACGCGCCACCCCGCCGCAAGCCGGCGCTGCAGCGGCTGGCCGAGCTGTTCATGGTGCTGGCGCTCGCCGGCATGGTGGTGGCGGTGTTCGTCAACGTGGTGCTGCGCTATGTGTTCCACACCAGCATCGTGTCGTACGAAGAGGTTTCGCGCCTGCTGTTCGTGTGGCTGGTGGCGGTGGGCTCCATCGTCGCGGCCTTCGAAGGCAAGCACCTGGGCTTCGACATGCTCACCTCGCGCGTGAAGGGCGGGGCGCGCAAGGGCCTGTTCTGGGTGAGCCAGTTGCTCGTGGCGGTGTGCATGGTGCTGCTGCTGAAGGGCTCCTGGGAGCAGGTGGCGGCCGGCATGAGCAGCTACAGCACGGTGCTCGGCTACCCGCTGGCGCTGGCCGCAGCCGCCACGCTGGTGCTGGCGGCCGGCCTGCTGGTGGCCCTGGTGTTCGACCTGCTGCGCGGCGAGCCGCCCACGCCGGCCGGCCCGGCGGGCGACATCGAATAA